The stretch of DNA gtctaatatttttattaaaataaaagggCAAAGTCGAGTCAAGTTAAAATTAGGGTGAGTAATAGGCTCCTATTTGAGATCCTAACATGTTTGCACTCCTACATCCAACTAAGTAAAAAAGCGTGCAATCATGACTTGTGAATaacttattcattttttataaattaatttatttaaaaaaaatattgtcacCTCAGTATTTTTACCAATCACATTTAGATAACCgattaattgatttaattgCATCAAATTTTAAACTTAGAAAATctaattacttttttatataGCTCTAGGTCTATTTgactcattttcattttctctatATTGTGGGTGGGTATTTTGATTAGAAAAGTAGAAAACTAGAGGGGTGATCTTTTCATTTATATAAAGTAGCAAGGTGGTTAGtgcaattaacaaaaaaaaaaaaatactagaaAAATCCTGTGTGCTCTTCGTGAGTTGCTGACTTGCGAGAGACTGCCGGAGAGACGATGAACGGCGGAGACGAAGAAGAGAAGGGTTTGCTGTGGAAGCTACCGGCGATCAAGTCCAGGGAATTAGGAAAGCTTGGGCCCGGTTTTGGAGTCGGTATCGGCTGCGGATTCGGGTTCGGCGTCGGTCTCATTGGAGGTCTAAAATCTTCttcattttccctttaatttcTGAAGAATCGAAAATAGGTTTTCCTGAAATTTTTAGCATCTGTTTGTAACGTTAGCGTATTTACTTGTTCCTGAATCTCCTTTGGTTGTTGAAGGCACGGGATTTGGTCCGGGGATTCCTGGGTTGCAGCTCGGTTTTGGATTGGGAGCCGGCTGCGGCGTTGGATTAGGGTTCGGGTATGCGGTTGGAAGGGGAATTGCTTATGACGATAGTCGCAGATACTCCAACGTCGGCCGTTTTTTTGACCGCAATGCCAATTTTCCTACTCAGTAAGTTTCCCTGCCGGAGCTTATAGTTCTCTGTATTTCAGCACTCTATACTTCTAATGGAGTACTATGCattgatgtttttattttattattcagcAGTCTGACCAACATGGTTGGGGCAGGGGGTTGCCCCATGTGTGaagaatttgaattgtgaaAAATATGTCTGGATTATGTTCTGAAAATCGAGATGAGAGAAGGTTAAGTAAAGGCTTGGATTTGATAAGCAGACTAAATGACATAATTGAGTTACTTCAGCGTATGTTCTCTAGATTTCGTCATGATTGACAATCTCACCTTGGGTTAACCTTATACTACTAGTTGATATTTAAGGAGTTGATATTTAAGGCGTGCTGAACTGAATTGGTTAACTGATTAAATGTTTttgtcaaaagaaaaatattttatgacaGGAAGGAGAACATACTCTGATTAAATCATAAGATTAGAAAATGAAGAGTTATGGTTCCCTATTTTCAGCTGGCTATTCAGCATCCTGCTTTCTGGCCTCGTCACCTCCATAGAGCATAACCTTTGCCTGCTAGAATTGTCAATTTGTCACGCAAAGAAcataaaatttttcataatacactgggaaaattttaatatttcactgTGTTCAAATTGGATTATTGGGTCATTCTAATTTGAGTGGTGAACTAGAAATACCTAGCTTCATGAAATACATTATTCTTGCTCACCGATTGCCAATCCTACATCAACATGGATGTCTTCATTCGATTGGTAAGAAAAAATGCTTTTATTCCCTCAACTATTACCTTAGTTGTTAGGGTTTTAGACATCCTAATTCCATTATTAATGCCTAAGTTGGCAGATTTGATGGTTCACATGCCACAATTGTCCAAATTGAATGTCATGGGAGCAACGTGGAAGTGATGTTATAATTGTGAGACCAAAAGTGGTTTTG from Ipomoea triloba cultivar NCNSP0323 chromosome 7, ASM357664v1 encodes:
- the LOC116025064 gene encoding uncharacterized protein LOC116025064 produces the protein MNGGDEEEKGLLWKLPAIKSRELGKLGPGFGVGIGCGFGFGVGLIGGTGFGPGIPGLQLGFGLGAGCGVGLGFGYAVGRGIAYDDSRRYSNVGRFFDRNANFPTQNEIDTLIDDLVVNTKKLIRATSHEVDKWRRGRW